In Papilio machaon chromosome W, ilPapMach1.1, whole genome shotgun sequence, a single genomic region encodes these proteins:
- the LOC123723330 gene encoding uncharacterized protein LOC123723330, with translation MATLKTDIPQEGTSGIAGGESLPAASAAGCPSYSGGGKECYGFTTTLETEMDIEASGNNIDLSEEISGDSSTQTQSGSGQWLESLVDTGRTLRVMLTRCDSFGLDRGATASNTDFDSDSSAASYMSVVSGESNRRAYLKRGRGPSDPEETNGAAPAKGAAHKSKRGRGRPLNTKSAEDEVAAALRTAREARASIPSGPAHLSLVETEEDQTSVALNKCVEASLKTILDVATKSTNIKGTLVKALKEAAANIKAAVSQLRERTMSEEVSRLEAANARLQRDMEELRRELKDIDKRRPAQPGEADIRQLLDEVSRANVEKFGTILNARLAGLEDRLLPEPRRRPPLAADRREEDVAAPASLHKAKKGATKKGPTKEPLPTTSGTGAQDRATTSAAAPGEAPPKKKKKKKKKKQPSLAAKEAAQSRDKSAPTPAEAPWTTVVSRGAKKAAKKASKGPDKTRPPERPKAKLRAPKTSAVTLTLAPGAEESGTTYATVLAEAKSRINLAELGIADVKFRRAATGARMLEVGGDAAPEKADSLAAKLREVLGPEKVRIGRPVKCAEVRITGLDDSVTAAEVVESVAREGGCAADSIRSGKLAFGPRGDGSLWLSVPVAAAKKVTDAGRMRVGWTSARVVLLAPRPTRCFRCLETGHMGAKCQCEVDRSKLCFRCGKPDHRARDCSADPNCPVCEAAGKPAGHSIGGDGCVTAGQKSARKERGAPKRWPRRKAKKAGVERMDTSS, from the coding sequence ATGGCAACCTTAAAAACAGACataccccaggagggtacctCCGGCATTGCCGGAGGAGAATCCCTCCCCGCGGCCTCGGCCGCGGGCTGCCCCtcgtattctggggggggcaaAGAGTGCTATGGATTCACAACGACCTTGGAAACGGAAATGGATATTGAAGCAAGCGGAAACAACATAGATTTAAGTGAGGAAATTAGCGGAGACTCGAGCACACAGACGCAGAGTGGGAGTGGTCAGTGGCTTGAATCTCTCGTAGATACCGGGCGCACGCTGAGGGTCATGCTGACGCGCTGCGACTCGTTTGGATTGGACAGGGGCGCTACGGCGTCCAATACCGATTTTGACTCGGACTCTTCGGCCGCCAGCTACATGTCGGTCGTGTCCGGAGAGTCCAACAGAAGGGCCTACCTCAAAAGAGGAAGGGGCCCTTCTGACCCGGAGGAGACAAATGGTGCTGCTCCCGCTAAGGGGGCGGCCCATAAATCAAAACGTGGACGGGGCCGGCCCCTCAATACGAAGTCAGCCGAGGACGAGGTGGCCGCAGCGCTGCGCACAGCGAGAGAGGCAAGGGCCTCTATACCATCCGGCCCGGCTCACCTCTCGCTGGTGGAAACCGAGGAGGACCAGACGAGTGTTGCCCTCAACAAATGCGTTGAGGCATCACTCAAAACGATACTGGACGTGGCAACCAAGTCCACCAACATAAAAGGGACACTGGTGAAAGCGCTGAAGGAGGCGGCGGCAAACATCAAGGCCGCCGTCTCTCAGCTAAGAGAGAGGACGATGTCGGAGGAGGTGTCGCGGCTGGAAGCAGCAAACGCGCGCCTCCAAAGAGACATGGAGGAGCTAAGGCGCGAACTCAAAGACATCGACAAGCGCCGACCTGCCCAGCCTGGCGAAGCAGATATCCGGCAGCTGCTGGATGAAGTATCGCGTGCCAACGTGGAAAAGTTTGGCACCATACTAAACGCCAGGCTGGCAGGACTAGAGGATCGTCTCCTCCCCGAACCGCGGCGCCGGCCCCCGCTGGCGGCGGACAGGAGAGAGGAAGATGTCGCCGCCCCCGCTTCGCTCCATAAGGCGAAAAAGGGGGCGACGAAGAAGGGACCAACGAAAGAGCCCCTGCCCACAACATCGGGCACCGGGGCCCAGGATCGGGCGACAACTTCGGCGGCGGCCCCAGGCGAGGCTCCGcccaaaaagaaaaagaagaagaagaagaagaagcagCCGAGCCTGGCCGCTAAAGAGGCCGCACAGTCAAGGGACAAGTCTGCCCCTACGCCCGCCGAAGCCCCGTGGACTACGGTAGTGTCCCGCGGGGCTAAGAAAGCGGCCAAGAAGGCGTCCAAGGGGCCGGACAAGACTCGCCCCCCCGAAAGACCGAAGGCCAAATTACGGGCCCCAAAGACCTCGGCGGTCACCCTCACTCTCGCTCCGGGAGCAGAGGAGAGTGGCACCACGTATGCCACGGTCTTAGCCGAGGCGAAGAGCCGCATAAACCTCGCGGAACTCGGCATCGCTGACGTTAAGTTCCGCAGGGCGGCCACGGGCGCCCGAATGTTAGAGGTGGGGGGCGATGCAGCCCCGGAAAAGGCCGACTCTCTGGCCGCTAAGCTCAGGGAGGTGCTCGGCCCGGAGAAGGTCAGGATCGGCCGGCCGGTGAAATGCGCAGAAGTGCGCATCACTGGCCTCGACGACTCTGTCACCGCGGCCGAGGTCGTGGAGTCAGTGGCCAGAGAGGGAGGCTGCGCGGCCGACTCTATAAGGTCGGGCAAGCTCGCCTTCGGCCCGAGGGGGGATGGCTCCCTCTGGCTGAGCGTGCCGGTGGCGGCCGCCAAAAAGGTGACCGACGCTGGTCGCATGAGGGTCGGCTGGACCTCGGCCAGAGTGGTGCTGCTCGCCCCGCGGCCGACGCGGTGCTTCCGCTGCCTCGAGACGGGGCACATGGGTGCCAAGTGCCAGTGTGAGGTGGACCGCAGCAAGCTGTGTTTCCGCTGCGGAAAGCCGGATCACCGGGCGCGAGACTGTTCGGCAGACCCGAACTGCCCCGTCTGTGAGGCGGCGGGCAAACCGGCGGGCCACTCGATCGGCGGCGACGGCTGCGTCACCGCCGGACAGAAGTCGGCGCGCAAAGAGAGAGGTGCGCCTAAGCGATGGCCTCGGCGCAAGGCCAAGAAGGCCGGAGTGGAGCGGATGGACACCAGTTCGTAA